A window from Toxoplasma gondii ME49 chromosome IX, whole genome shotgun sequence encodes these proteins:
- a CDS encoding hypothetical protein (encoded by transcript TGME49_289273) — translation MLFRPLAAAPSSENNKNRSVGVFQMEHRVLPSIPHSPETRRMHGRTFADAKKTCIKHPSTWQGRHGQARCTADETPKRQSCDPRNNREKAPKQPSGRIAEEDTQNEQLSTDASHQSERAEMPVKLHDVDVCVCGKRYASLHVYTDMMRLIRQCMKMHGI, via the exons GAGCGAAA ACAACAAGAATAGGTCCGTAGGCGTTTTTCAGATGGAGCACCGTGTTCTGCCGTCCATTCCACATTCACCTGAAacgcgacgcatgcacg GGAGAACGTTcgcagacgcgaaaaaaacatgCATCAAGCACCCTTCAACATGGCAAGGAAGACACGGACAGGCGAGATGCACAGCAGACGAAACACCAAAGCGGCAGTCCTGCGACCCTCGAAACAATCGGGAAAAGGCACCTAAACAACCTTCTGGAAGAAtagctgaagaagacacacaaaacGAACAACTCTCAACAGACGCCAGCCACCAGTCTGAGCGAGCGGAGATGCCTGTGAAGCTCCATGACGtagatgtgtgtgtatgtgggAAACGATATGCTTCTCTACATGTCTATACAGATATGATGAGACTAATTCGGCAATGCATGAAAATGCATGGAATATAA
- a CDS encoding hypothetical protein (encoded by transcript TGME49_289277~Predicted trans-membrane domain (TMHMM2.0):34-52:94-117:154-177) — protein MRLWSSSSLGGRAIRTWQKFSFSILMTSLYGPPSTWMRVPSGCTATLFVVAFENNTRPRQERLMKEVHISSVHWGDDVSLLLSLSNRRRYLSSTLALHLSLFSLTLLSFLLSPSSFLSSLPLFLPLSSCISLSRLFVIASLSLSSGSSRLSLSSRLVWVLLELTFFLALGVTSVGCIQSIRTALSSRKTTCVSD, from the exons ATGCGTCTCTGGTCGTCCTCAAGTCTAG GAGGCCGTGCGATTCGTACATGGCAGAAGTTCTCATTCTCGATTTTAATGACCTCACTGTACGGTCCTCCTTCCACGTGGATGCGAGTGCCGTCTGGATGTACCGCCACACTCTTCGTGGTTGCGTTTGAGAACAACACACGACCGCGACAAGAACGATTAATGAAAGAGGTTCATATCTCTTCGGTTCACTGGGGAGAcgacgtttctctccttctgtcgctctctaATCGACGACGGTATCTTTCGTCCACTCTAGCTTTgcatctttctcttttctccctcactttgctctcttttctcctctctccttcctcgtttctctcctctcttcctctctttcttcctctctcttcttgcatctcgctttctcgccttttcgttattgcttctctctccctctcctctggttcctctcgcctctcgctttcttctcgtctcgtctGGGTCCTGCTGGAGctcaccttcttcctcgcgcttgGTGTGACTTCTGTGGGGTGCATCCAGTCGATTCGCACGGCGTTGTCTTCTCGCAAAACAACTTGTGTGTCGGACTGA
- a CDS encoding hypothetical protein (encoded by transcript TGME49_289280) — protein sequence MAAPGGKGGGKANSKATPKGSSSGGRTDTKGVANPQGKAAGSGKKNNRDIDRNPLLGITLEPEVACSLAVKPPTIHSATVVLVLDEEKPSSDPSRGNAETGDIATQLRVSLENLQNAHGRPQTAQNDEEALPEIVLITLEDVFEYGRAKSLLIQDAKAKLGSEMKEEDFARSLAQARAEYLSAVERRRLNILQKGALEQSLSKECESPQPGVSLGEAPSLSGGNRRTTEENRTPLKESLASDTGAVPRNLQLGETHVSGQPRGDEERTDEERDAVVDQIDVLFVLLEVPWSPELCAALSEKRLAVDLILFLTPKSVTELREHSSFDRLPTDLHLFYQTINQAPPGSEFSRTAMETIPNIRQQESLAQPWSLIARKSLQVMQEKAAFSVFLSQTRRVEAAKFLEPTFGLPGDAFLRAKAGPSVAGLGSGRRGGKKEEEQELSTHDDDKKKKKKKSSGKKEQDALDRDRSSAHSGDVGIRGGDPGKPLPSLSENRLVYDALFSSIAAEHQDSALFLHCVMEQVQENVTSQISAAVPDSEGGRPEGPSETAGKNTAANVAVLCRVYPFFPELPPKQTDHLLLLLEFEFLLKSLFPNAPTPSLSVSRTFHEQLTPPQLIDTLSETLRTPGMYIAQRYVPRSDTLLLALYHRPRPGCVLSHEWESLEMVPVPSLYEFLSFHRLSRDTEEYQTPTCLADLDRERHGNLRLLEQTLMPHDDSVISVATGTSGAGRLFPFPNLEKLEFEERLEQQQETEKLKRPRLRKHAEETDAGTEVRREPRFCPEPLHASRSVSVTRPSTSSTFFLREDQAFAEACEELRVFLEAGVQASLALLAAPQGASQPGKEAAGKDREKEKTGLVSSSRQEPEENQKGPVVEDVDLARKNIFWLETASLASFVSHFEDQTRLHIAAHTVELMDAGRSGRTLLAEEVQNARAAVALTFPTGSVVQVTPDGSIWEGNDAALWKRLKQSYGYKKTDTR from the exons ATGGCAGCTCCAGGGGGGAAAGGAGGAGGGAAAGCCAACTCGAAAGCAACCCCGAAAGGCTCCTCCAGTGGAGGACGCACAGATACTAAAGGAGTGGCGAATCCCCAAGGCAAAGCAGCCGgaagtggaaagaaaaacaacagagATATCGACAGAAATCCGCTTCTGGGGATTACCCTCGAGCCAGAAGTGGCCTGTTCCCTCGCTGTGAAGCCCCCAACCATCCACAGCGCAACAGTCGTTCTCGTCCTtgacgaagaaaaaccaTCCAGTGACCCTTCTAGGGGCAACGCTGAGACAGGCGACATTGCGACACAACTCCGGGTATCTTTAGAGAATTTACAAAATGCCCATGGAAGGCCTCAAACTGCTCAAAACGACGAG GAAGCTCTTCCTGAGATTGTCCTCATCACGCTGGAAGATGTGTTTGAGTATGGCCGGGCCAAGAGTCTTTTGATTCAAGATGCCAAGGCGAAATTGGGAAGTGAGATGAAG GAGGAAGATTTTGCGAGATCCCTGGCTCAAGCTCGCGCAGAGTATCTGTCGGCGGTTGAGAGGCGACGCCTAAATATTTTGCAGAAAGGCGCACTTGAGCAAAGCCTTTCAAAAGAATGCGAATCGCCTCAGCCGGGCGTGTCGCTGGGAGAGGCACCAAGTCTCTCGGGGGGGAACAGGCGGACgacggaagagaacagaacgCCCTTGAAAGAGTCCTTGGCTTCCGACACCGGCGCGGTGCCTCGAAACCTACAGCTAGGGGAAACGCATGTCTCTGGACAGCCTcgcggcgacgaagagcgaacagacgaagagagggacGCTGTCGTCGACCAGATAGAtgtcctcttcgttcttctcgaaGTCCCTTGGAGTCCTGAGCTGTGCGCCGCCCTCTCCGAGAAACGCCTGGCAGTCGACTTGATTTTATTTCTCACGCCAAAGTCCGTGACGGAACTGAGGGAACACAGCAGCTTCGATCGTTTGCCGACAGACCTGCATCTCTTCTACCAAACCATCAACCAAGCTCCTCCAGGAAGCGAATTCTCCAGGACAGCCATGGAAACAATACCCAACATTAGACA gcagGAGTCTCTGGCTCAACCGTGGTCTCTGATTGCGAGGAAAAGCTTGCAGGTGATGCAGGAGAAAGcagctttttctgtttttctttcgcagaCACGTCGTGTGGAAGCTGCCAAGTTTTTAGAGCCTACCTTCGGACTCCCAGGAGACGCTTTCCTGCGGGCAAAGGCTGGCCCTTCTGTGGCGGGACTCGGGAGCGGTCGTCgcggagggaagaaggaagaagaacaagagctCTCGACGCACGACgacgacaagaagaagaagaaaaagaagagttctggaaagaaggaacaagaCGCGCTTGACAGAGACAGATCGTCTGCACATTCTGGAGACGTCGGGATCCGCGGCGGCGACCCCGGGAAGCCTCTGCCGAGTCTCAGCGAGAACAGACT GGTGTACGATGCActcttctcctccatcgCAGCCGAGCACCAGGACAGTgccctctttctccactgcGTCATGGAACAAGTTCAGGAAAATGTCACTTCCCAAATCAG CGCTGCTGTCCCCGATAGTGAAGGTGGGCGGCCAGAAGGTCCATCAGAGACCGCAGGAAAAAACACCGCCGCCAA CGTCGCCGTGCTCTGCCGGGTGTATCCCTTTTTCCCTGAGCTTCCTCCGAAGCAAACTGACcatctgctgcttctcctcgaaTTCGAGTTTCTGCTgaagtctctttttccaaATGCCCCGACGCCTTCCTTGTCGGTTTCTCGCACCTTCCACGAACAACTCACTCCACCCCAGCTCATCGATACTCTCAGCGAAACTCTAAGGACTCCCGGAATGTATATTGCCCAGCGTTATGTCCCCCGATCGGATACTCTCTTGCTGGCGCTCTACCACCG cCCTCGCCCCGGGTGTGTCTTGTCGCACGAATGGGAGTCTCTCGAAATGGTTCCGGTGCCGAGTCTGTACGaatttctctctttccatcGACTTTCGAGAGATACAGAGGAATACCAAACGCCAACATGTCTCGCCGACCTCGACAGGGAGCGGCACGGAAATCTCCGTCTTCTAGAGCAGACTCTCATGCCTCACGACGACTCGGTGATCTCGGTGGCAACGGGCACCTCAGGAGCAGGGCGACTGTTTCCATTCCCCAATTTGGAAAAGCTCGAGTTCGAAGAACGCCTTGAACAGCAGCAGGAAAccgagaagctgaagagacCGAGACTCAGGAAAC ATGCTGAGGAGACGGACGCCGGCACTGAGGTTCGGCGAGAGCCTCGCTTCTGTCCTgagccgctgcatgcgtcgcgcAGCGTGAGTGTGACTCGGCCCTCGACCAGCTCGACGTTTTTTTTGAGGGAAGACCAGGCGTTTGCAGAAGCATGCGAAGAGCTGAGGGTCTTTCTCGAAGCCGGTGTCCaggcctctctcgcgttgctGGCCGCGCCGCAAGGCGCATCCCAGCCAGGAAAGGAGGCCGCCggcaaagacagagagaaggagaagactgGACTGGTGAGCAGTTCGAGGCAGGAGCCTGAGGAGAACCAGAAAGGACCTGTTGTGGAGGATGTCGAcctcgcgagaaaaaacatttTCTGGCTGGAGACGGCGTCCTTGGCGAGCTTCGTCTCACACTTCGAGGATCAGACCCGGCTGCACATCGCCGCACACACGGTCGAGCTGATGGACGCGGGCAGAAGTGGAAGAACGCTTCTCGCGGAAGAAGTCCAGAACGCGCGAGCAGCCGTCGCCCTCACGTTCCCCACCG GCAGCGTCGTGCAGGTCACACCGGACGGATCCATCTGGGAAGGTAACGACGCTGCTCTCTGGAAGCGTCTGAAGCAAAGCTACGGGTATAAAAAGACAGACACTCGATGA
- a CDS encoding hypothetical protein (encoded by transcript TGME49_289290), which yields MSHRGHRLCASRTHHIWPVVRSWVFPVVSRGPLFVETFCRPRCILANLVEESHSLSSPSVTFTVYIHLSPVASFFPRSSQGSRCHKGARVSLHCVFSPVLGKDLALTPLHLAKTPLASVALAPADCRCRASARDSSGLLPHLPRSAPFSRAGESTRFLSVVPSRGLLCDRKDASSEMAGAVAKKNLFSVLTEEEEVMKKLDRQERRRQRKQEREQARAAAEAERAQQLAATPASARVGSGRWADFSEDDEDYDFMQPGVAVNGDRKPRSGKDTEDAFYTTESESETDSEEEEEQEAEASSSSDSEDETNVQRRPEPATPTRNKPGHEGDAAPHAAKLLSRKERKQRELAELDALFNEMHIAPSPGSEKEPQAASRGGNDGVARRQANGVGRAEEETQGGGASEAAKKKKKKKKPTGSAGATSPQAGEGATQANNSDDEKEDSPKSEDCPRRPGTVKPPGVPAGMRRKAGAGAGRGSTADEARRLAALEEEKKKAAAKKEKKAKLYFPKNQ from the exons ATGTCACATCGTGGTCATCGTCTTTGTGCGTCCAGGACCCATCACATTTGGCCGGTCGTCAGAAGTTGGGTCTTTCCTGTTGTCTCCAGAGGTCCACTTTTCGTGGAGACGTTCTGCAGGCCTCGTTGCATCCTCGCCAACCTGGTCGAAGAAAGCCAcagtctttcttcgccttctgtcacTTTCACGGTCTACATCCATTTGTCGCCCGTAgcctccttctttccccgtAGTTCGCAAGGAAGTCGTTGTCACAAGGGTGCTCGTGTTTCTTTGcactgcgttttctctccggtCTTGGGAAAGGACCTTGCCCTCACGCCGTTGCATCTGGCAAAAACACCGCTggcctctgtcgctctcgcgcctGCAGATTGTCGTTGTCGAGCATCCGCGCGGGATTCCTCTGGCCTTCTGCCCCACCTGCCTCGGTCCGCCCCGTTCAGCCGCGCCGGCGAGAGCACcaggtttctctctgtcgttccaAGCCGTGGACTTTTGTGTGACCGAAAAGACGCGAGCTCAGAGATGGCGGGCGCCGTAGCGAAGAAGaatcttttctctgtcttgacagaggaggaggaggtgATGAAGAAACTGGATCGCCAggagcgaaggcgacaacGAAAACAGGAACGCGAACAGGCGCGGGCCGCGGCTGAGGCCGAACGCGCTCAGCAGCTGGCAGCAACGCCCGCGAGTGCTCGCGTCGGCAGTGGGAGGTGGGCAGACTTCAGtgaagacgatgaagacTACGACTTCATGCAGCCTGGAGTGGCGGTAAACGGCGACCGAAAGCCGCGCTCTGGAAAAGACACCGAGGATGCCTTCTACACAACTGAAAGTGAAAGCGAGACGGatagcgaagaagaagaagagcaagaggcagaggccAGCTCGAGCAGCGACAGTGAGGACGAAACCAATGTCCAGCGACGACCGGAACCCGCGACTCCGACGAGAAATAAACCAG GACAtgaaggagacgctgcgcCTCATGCGGCGAAGTTACTTtccaggaaggagagaaagcagcgcgAGTTGGCCGAGCTGGATGCGCTTTTCAACGAAATGCACA tCGCACCTTCTCCTgggagcgagaaggaaccgCAAGCGGCGTCGCggggaggaaacgacggCGTTGCAAGGAGGCAGGCAAACGGCGTggggagagcagaagaggagacgcaagGAGGAGGGGCGTCTgaagcggcgaagaagaaaaagaagaagaaaaagcctACCGGATCTGCAGGTGCGACTTCTCCCCAGGCTGGAGAAGGAGCAACGCAGGCGAACAACTCCgatgacgagaaagaagacagccCC AAAAGCGAGGACTGCCCAAGGCGACCAGGAACCGTCAAGCCCCCAGGGGTGCCGGCGGGAATGCGGAGAAAGGCCGGCGCTGGCGCAGGTCGGGGCTCGACTGCGGACGAGGCACGACGTCTGGCCgctctcgaggaagagaaaaagaaagcggctgcgaagaaggaaaagaaggcaaagcTCTACTTCCCGAAGAACCAGTAA